A single genomic interval of Salmo trutta chromosome 13, fSalTru1.1, whole genome shotgun sequence harbors:
- the si:ch73-335m24.2 gene encoding protein eva-1 homolog C isoform X2, translated as MGTMTVPWSFWRSCWSLSLFLILALNTHSAWSSPDFSVYLHTILRNHTAHACDGDTLSIKCPSRTSVSVMSAFYGRRVPSKNLCPPANTNMTEDNTGCTSSVAIQKVVSECQDRRSCHIPVISPVFGQDPCPLTSKYLIVSYKCRPEHHRTRLVCENERLRLVCKNNTVLAIYSATFGHLLHGSPNCPQETAPQPDMECLSPSSLRKVSRRCHGRANCSVLADTQNFGDPCFPGTRKHLRVSFTCVPRYLLEDVGRSGSTSDPFLISDYTHGLPERVALYFVSGICAGLVFLLCLFGLRSTVVRDIKNLATELGDELKASRRPRREVMEDQYDDDTSDASSFRRLTQSYRAADIFSPATMTVEMVEREGEEKEMPKFGDIWPHRDSSPYAIHKIIGNRIEYP; from the exons TGTACCTCCACACAATACTTAGAAACCACACTGCTCATGCCTGTGATGGAGACACCCTTTCTATCAAGTGTCCCTCCAGAACCTCTGTGTCCGTCATGTCAGCATTCTACGGACGCCGTGTCCCCAGCAAGAACTTATGTCCCCCTGCAAACACAAACATGACTGAGGACAACACTGGATGCACTTCCTCTGTCGCTATCCAG AAAGTGGTGTCGGAGTGTCAGGACCGGCGTTCCTGTCATATACCTGTCATTAGCCCAGTGTTTGGTCAGGACCCCTGTCCCCTCACCAGCAAGTACCTCATAGTGTCCTACAAGTGCCGCCCAG AGCACCACCGTACTAGGTTGGTGTGTGAAAACGAGAGACTGAGGCTGGTGTGTAAGAATAACACTGTCCTGGCTATCTACTCGGCTACATTTGGCCACCTGCTGCACGGGAGTCCCAACTGTCCTCAGGAAACTGCACCACAGCCTGACATGG AGTGTCTGTCACCATCTTCCCTGAGGAAGGTGTCACGCAGGTGTCATGGCCGAGCCAACTGCTCAGTGCTGGCTGACACTCAGAACTTTGGGGACccatgttttcctggcaccaggAAGCACCTGAGAGTGTCCTTTACATGTG TTCCTCGATATCTCTTGGAGGATGTAGGACGGAGCGGATCAACATCAGACCCTTTCTTGATCTCAGACTACACACATG GTCTTCCAGAGAGAGTGGCCCTCTACTTTGTCTCAGGGATCTGCGCGGGTCTAGTCTTCCTGCTCTGTCTGTTCGGCCTGCGCTCCACCGTGGTGAGGGACATCAAGAACTTGGCAACAGAGCTGGGGGATGAGCTCAAGGCCAGCCGCAGACCCCGCCGGGAAGTCATGGAGGACCAGTATGACGACGACACCTCTGATGCCTCCTCCTTCCGCCGCCTCACCCAGTCCTACCGTGCGGCGGATATCTTCAGTCCAGCGACcatgacggtggagatggtggagagggagggagaggagaaggagatgcCCAAGTTCGGAGACATCTGGCCCCACAGGGACTCTAGCCCATACGCCATCCATAAGATAatagggaatagaatagaatatccATAA
- the si:ch73-335m24.2 gene encoding protein eva-1 homolog C isoform X1 encodes MGTMTVPWSFWRSCWSLSLFLILALNTHSAWSSPDFSVYLHTILRNHTAHACDGDTLSIKCPSRTSVSVMSAFYGRRVPSKNLCPPANTNMTEDNTGCTSSVAIQKVVSECQDRRSCHIPVISPVFGQDPCPLTSKYLIVSYKCRPEHHRTRLVCENERLRLVCKNNTVLAIYSATFGHLLHGSPNCPQETAPQPDMECLSPSSLRKVSRRCHGRANCSVLADTQNFGDPCFPGTRKHLRVSFTCVPRYLLEDVGRSGSTSDPFLISDYTHGGWYTGPGIIRPQNVLYTNSLEIFDKILGLPERVALYFVSGICAGLVFLLCLFGLRSTVVRDIKNLATELGDELKASRRPRREVMEDQYDDDTSDASSFRRLTQSYRAADIFSPATMTVEMVEREGEEKEMPKFGDIWPHRDSSPYAIHKIIGNRIEYP; translated from the exons TGTACCTCCACACAATACTTAGAAACCACACTGCTCATGCCTGTGATGGAGACACCCTTTCTATCAAGTGTCCCTCCAGAACCTCTGTGTCCGTCATGTCAGCATTCTACGGACGCCGTGTCCCCAGCAAGAACTTATGTCCCCCTGCAAACACAAACATGACTGAGGACAACACTGGATGCACTTCCTCTGTCGCTATCCAG AAAGTGGTGTCGGAGTGTCAGGACCGGCGTTCCTGTCATATACCTGTCATTAGCCCAGTGTTTGGTCAGGACCCCTGTCCCCTCACCAGCAAGTACCTCATAGTGTCCTACAAGTGCCGCCCAG AGCACCACCGTACTAGGTTGGTGTGTGAAAACGAGAGACTGAGGCTGGTGTGTAAGAATAACACTGTCCTGGCTATCTACTCGGCTACATTTGGCCACCTGCTGCACGGGAGTCCCAACTGTCCTCAGGAAACTGCACCACAGCCTGACATGG AGTGTCTGTCACCATCTTCCCTGAGGAAGGTGTCACGCAGGTGTCATGGCCGAGCCAACTGCTCAGTGCTGGCTGACACTCAGAACTTTGGGGACccatgttttcctggcaccaggAAGCACCTGAGAGTGTCCTTTACATGTG TTCCTCGATATCTCTTGGAGGATGTAGGACGGAGCGGATCAACATCAGACCCTTTCTTGATCTCAGACTACACACATG GAGGCTGGTACACTGGCCCCGGCATCATCAGGCCTCAAAACGTGCTTTATACCAACTCTCTGGAAATTTTTGACAAAATACTGG GTCTTCCAGAGAGAGTGGCCCTCTACTTTGTCTCAGGGATCTGCGCGGGTCTAGTCTTCCTGCTCTGTCTGTTCGGCCTGCGCTCCACCGTGGTGAGGGACATCAAGAACTTGGCAACAGAGCTGGGGGATGAGCTCAAGGCCAGCCGCAGACCCCGCCGGGAAGTCATGGAGGACCAGTATGACGACGACACCTCTGATGCCTCCTCCTTCCGCCGCCTCACCCAGTCCTACCGTGCGGCGGATATCTTCAGTCCAGCGACcatgacggtggagatggtggagagggagggagaggagaaggagatgcCCAAGTTCGGAGACATCTGGCCCCACAGGGACTCTAGCCCATACGCCATCCATAAGATAatagggaatagaatagaatatccATAA